The following are encoded in a window of Hymenobacter volaticus genomic DNA:
- a CDS encoding protealysin inhibitor emfourin: MKIDFKMEGGFAFLPALNKPVTIDTTQLAPHVAKQLEFLVRESRFFNQPAQTRTAAKGAADYQTYTLTIEDGPRAHTIQLTDPIADANLQGLVAHLRTMAQPSK, encoded by the coding sequence ATGAAAATAGATTTCAAAATGGAGGGGGGCTTTGCATTTCTGCCCGCACTCAACAAACCCGTCACTATTGACACCACCCAACTTGCTCCGCATGTAGCCAAGCAACTAGAGTTTCTTGTGCGGGAGTCCCGCTTTTTCAATCAGCCGGCCCAAACCCGTACGGCGGCCAAGGGAGCGGCCGACTACCAAACTTATACACTCACTATCGAGGACGGCCCCCGAGCCCACACCATTCAACTAACCGACCCAATTGCGGACGCGAACCTGCAAGGGCTCGTGGCTCACCTTCGAACGATGGCCCAGCCATCAAAATGA
- a CDS encoding NADP-dependent oxidoreductase, with protein MQAIRLHEFGGPQVLQYEQVPFPELKLGEVIVRVHAVGINPPDWYLRDGYMMLPPEWRPPVPLPVIPGSDISGVVVAVAEDVQGFSVGEEVFGMIRFPNFEGAAAYAEYIAAPASDLAHKPVSISHVHAAGAPMAGLTAWQYLIDLGHQAPNPFQPELHRPVPLSGKTVLVNGAAGGVGHLAVQLAKWQGAHVIAVASGKHEAFPRELGADEFIDYTKTSPEDVARNVDLVLDTLGGHTTGRFLRVLKQGGALFPVFLGFSDAEEAAKLGITVSMTQVRSNGSQLAELGRLLDAGTVRVAIDSTFPLAEAQKAHERAAQGHIQGKIVLTVA; from the coding sequence ATGCAGGCGATACGCCTGCATGAGTTCGGAGGGCCGCAAGTGCTGCAATACGAGCAAGTACCATTTCCCGAACTGAAGCTAGGGGAGGTAATCGTTCGTGTGCACGCCGTGGGCATCAATCCCCCCGACTGGTACCTGCGCGACGGCTATATGATGCTCCCGCCCGAATGGCGGCCGCCGGTGCCCTTGCCCGTTATTCCGGGGTCGGACATATCGGGTGTCGTCGTGGCCGTTGCGGAGGATGTGCAGGGCTTTTCCGTCGGTGAGGAAGTATTTGGCATGATTCGCTTTCCGAACTTCGAGGGAGCAGCGGCCTATGCCGAATATATCGCGGCGCCAGCGTCCGACCTGGCCCACAAGCCGGTGAGCATTAGCCACGTCCACGCCGCCGGGGCGCCGATGGCCGGGCTTACCGCGTGGCAGTATTTAATCGATCTAGGGCACCAAGCCCCGAACCCATTCCAGCCGGAATTGCATCGCCCGGTACCACTTAGCGGCAAGACGGTGCTCGTCAACGGCGCTGCAGGCGGCGTGGGGCACTTGGCAGTACAGCTCGCTAAATGGCAAGGGGCACACGTTATTGCGGTGGCATCGGGCAAGCATGAGGCATTCCCGCGCGAGTTAGGCGCCGATGAATTCATTGATTATACCAAGACCTCACCCGAGGACGTAGCCCGCAACGTTGACCTCGTCCTCGATACCCTCGGCGGCCATACCACCGGTCGTTTCTTGCGCGTGCTCAAGCAGGGTGGAGCGTTGTTCCCAGTGTTCTTAGGCTTTTCCGATGCCGAGGAAGCCGCAAAGCTAGGCATCACAGTCTCGATGACCCAAGTGCGCTCGAACGGTTCCCAACTCGCCGAACTCGGGCGTTTGCTAGACGCGGGCACGGTCCGCGTTGCCATCGATAGCACATTCCCGCTGGCTGAGGCTCAGAAGGCACACGAAAGAGCCGCTCAAGGACACATTCAGGGTAAAATAGTGCTTACGGTTGCGTAA
- a CDS encoding putative quinol monooxygenase, with product MPAADKSAERHLIATLQSKPEHRAQVQELLLQLVEPVRGESGCLYYNIFQQAEDPDAVLVVAGWLNYEAAAAHPTHPSVPGVIELIMPLLTSPIPITRLPTRRLSGNPA from the coding sequence ATGCCAGCCGCCGATAAATCTGCCGAACGTCACCTCATTGCGACTCTTCAGAGCAAGCCTGAGCACCGCGCGCAAGTGCAGGAACTTCTGCTCCAACTTGTAGAACCCGTCCGCGGCGAATCCGGCTGTCTGTATTACAACATCTTCCAGCAAGCCGAAGACCCAGATGCAGTCTTGGTGGTAGCCGGCTGGCTTAATTACGAAGCCGCAGCCGCGCACCCAACGCATCCCAGCGTACCCGGCGTGATCGAGCTGATCATGCCGCTCCTGACTAGTCCCATTCCCATAACGAGGCTCCCTACCCGCCGCTTGAGCGGCAACCCTGCGTAA